In Streptomyces sp. NBC_01707, a genomic segment contains:
- a CDS encoding acyl-CoA dehydrogenase: protein MDSLLLSRRDLDFLLHDWLDVTALTRHPRYADHDRDTFDAVMDLSEAIATRHFAPHNKKNDSEEPRFDGERVHVIPEVGQALRVFAEAGLTGAAMDYEVGGQQLPTVVANACMSWFQAANVGTAAYPFLTIGNADLLVAHGSKEQVDTYVRPMVEGRFFGTMCLSEPQAGSSLADITTRAVPQDDGTYRITGTKMWISGGDHELSENIVHLVLARIPGGPAGVKGISLFIVPKFLVEPDGSPGERNDVVPAGLNHKMGYRGTTNTLLNFGEGRHAPGGAPGAVGFLVGAAHHGLAYMFHMMNEARIGVGLGATALGYTGYLHALDYARTRPQGRPLTGRDANAPQVPIIEHADVRRMLLAQKSYVEGALALSLYCSRLLDEERTAEQESGRARARLLLDVLTPIAKSWPSQWCLAANDLAIQVHGGYGYTREYNVEQFYRDNRLNAIHEGTHGIQGLDLLGRKVVTNGGAGLSLLLETISATVARATASGGEAAELAAVLEQATTRAQRTTATLWSTGDPATALANASVYLEAVGHVVLAWIWLEQFLALRDRTDDFHEGKRQAARYFFRVELPRTGPQFDLLDSLDRTAADNRPEWF from the coding sequence ATGGACTCCCTGCTGCTCTCCCGCCGCGACCTGGACTTCCTGCTCCACGACTGGCTGGACGTCACGGCTCTGACCCGCCACCCCCGCTACGCCGACCACGACCGGGACACCTTCGACGCGGTGATGGACCTCAGCGAGGCCATCGCGACCCGGCACTTCGCTCCGCACAACAAGAAGAACGATTCCGAGGAGCCGCGCTTCGACGGAGAGCGGGTGCATGTCATCCCGGAGGTCGGACAGGCGCTGCGGGTCTTCGCCGAGGCCGGGCTGACCGGCGCCGCGATGGACTACGAGGTCGGCGGGCAGCAGCTGCCCACCGTGGTCGCCAATGCCTGCATGTCCTGGTTCCAGGCCGCCAATGTGGGTACCGCCGCGTATCCGTTCCTCACCATCGGCAATGCCGACCTGCTCGTGGCGCACGGCAGCAAGGAACAGGTCGACACCTATGTGCGGCCCATGGTCGAGGGCCGGTTCTTCGGCACCATGTGCCTCTCGGAGCCGCAGGCCGGCTCCTCGCTGGCCGACATCACCACCCGGGCGGTGCCGCAGGACGACGGCACGTACCGGATCACCGGTACCAAGATGTGGATCTCCGGCGGAGACCACGAGCTCAGCGAGAACATCGTCCACCTCGTGCTGGCCAGGATCCCCGGTGGGCCGGCGGGCGTGAAGGGCATCTCGCTGTTCATCGTGCCCAAGTTCCTGGTCGAGCCGGACGGCAGCCCGGGCGAACGCAACGACGTGGTGCCGGCCGGCCTCAACCACAAGATGGGCTACCGCGGAACCACCAACACCCTGCTCAATTTCGGTGAGGGCCGGCACGCCCCGGGCGGCGCCCCGGGCGCGGTGGGCTTCCTCGTGGGCGCGGCCCATCACGGGCTCGCGTACATGTTCCACATGATGAACGAGGCCCGCATCGGCGTCGGGCTCGGAGCCACGGCGCTCGGTTACACCGGCTATCTGCACGCCCTCGACTACGCCCGCACCCGCCCGCAGGGCCGCCCGCTGACGGGCAGGGACGCGAACGCCCCGCAGGTCCCCATCATCGAGCACGCCGACGTGCGCAGGATGCTGCTGGCACAGAAGAGCTACGTGGAGGGCGCCCTCGCGCTCAGCCTCTACTGCAGCCGCCTGCTCGACGAGGAACGCACCGCCGAGCAGGAGTCCGGGCGCGCCCGCGCCCGGCTGCTGCTGGACGTCCTGACGCCCATCGCCAAGAGCTGGCCGTCGCAGTGGTGCCTGGCCGCCAACGACCTCGCCATCCAGGTGCACGGCGGCTACGGCTACACCCGCGAGTACAACGTCGAGCAGTTCTACCGGGACAACCGTCTCAACGCCATCCACGAGGGCACGCACGGCATCCAGGGACTGGACCTGCTCGGTCGCAAGGTCGTCACGAACGGCGGAGCGGGGCTGAGTCTGCTGCTGGAGACCATCTCGGCAACCGTCGCCCGCGCCACGGCGAGCGGCGGCGAGGCGGCCGAGCTGGCCGCCGTGTTGGAGCAGGCCACGACCCGGGCACAGCGCACCACGGCCACGCTCTGGTCGACCGGAGACCCCGCGACCGCCCTGGCCAACGCCTCCGTCTACCTGGAAGCCGTCGGCCACGTGGTGCTGGCCTGGATCTGGTTGGAGCAGTTCCTCGCACTCAGGGACCGCACCGATGACTTCCACGAGGGCAAGCGACAGGCGGCCCGGTACTTCTTCCGCGTGGAACTACCCCGTACGGGACCGCAGTTCGATCTGCTCGACAGTCTGGACCGCACCGCGGCGGACAACCGGCCCGAGTGGTTCTGA
- a CDS encoding ABC transporter ATP-binding protein yields MGLPESREAPRSRGSVLLALRYYGRELARCPRLTVPAMLLPALGNIGINYIAPLVVAKLVGRIAGDNGISIGSTLPYVLGFAGVLLFAETLWRIGFHCLNRVAALAIEHLYVIGMDELFAKDAAFFHDNFAGSLTKRVLSFASRFEEFIDTLTFSVVGSFVPLLFGSVVLWRYDPLLVVGLLAMIALTALCVVPLIRRRQALVKQREEAIARVSGHVADSLTNIDTVQAFAAQEREAAEHRSRVAQSRRLTLRSWDYGNLRIDTLVAPMSVLTNALGLLLAVTLGGGGHGVEAVVVAFTYYSNATRIMFEFNQIYRRLESSMTEAAQFTELLLTPPTVLDPASPEPLLSQAADVRFEQVTFAHGGGRPLFEGLDLAVPSGAKIGLVGRSGGGKTTLTRLLLRLTDIDAGRILIGGQDISRLRQTDLRSLIAYVPQDPAMFHRTLRDNLAFARPDATDAEIRRAAEAAHVTEFADALPDGFDTMVGERGVKLSGGQRQRVALARAILRDAPILLLDEATSALDSESEILVQEALWRLMDGRTALVVAHRLSTVATMDRLVVLDRGRIVEQGTHQELLASDGSYAKLWQHQSGGFLDGSPARADLH; encoded by the coding sequence ATGGGCTTACCTGAATCGCGCGAGGCTCCTCGGAGCAGGGGCTCGGTACTCCTCGCACTTCGTTACTACGGACGGGAGCTGGCCCGGTGCCCGCGGCTGACGGTGCCCGCGATGCTGCTGCCGGCGCTGGGCAACATCGGTATCAACTACATCGCGCCGCTGGTCGTCGCGAAGCTCGTCGGCCGAATCGCAGGCGACAACGGCATCTCCATCGGTTCGACGCTGCCCTACGTTCTCGGCTTCGCCGGCGTCCTTCTGTTCGCGGAGACGCTGTGGCGCATCGGCTTCCACTGCCTGAACCGCGTAGCCGCGCTCGCCATCGAGCACCTGTACGTGATCGGCATGGACGAGCTGTTCGCCAAGGACGCCGCGTTCTTCCATGACAACTTCGCCGGGTCGCTGACCAAACGGGTCCTCAGCTTCGCCTCTCGCTTCGAGGAGTTCATCGACACTCTTACGTTCTCGGTCGTGGGAAGCTTCGTGCCGCTGCTGTTCGGGTCGGTGGTGCTGTGGCGCTACGACCCGCTGCTCGTAGTCGGGCTCCTGGCGATGATCGCCCTGACGGCGCTGTGCGTGGTGCCCCTCATCCGCCGCCGTCAGGCGCTCGTCAAACAGCGCGAGGAGGCGATCGCCCGGGTGTCGGGCCACGTCGCCGACAGCCTGACGAACATCGACACGGTCCAGGCGTTCGCCGCCCAGGAACGTGAGGCCGCCGAGCATCGGTCCCGCGTCGCGCAGTCGCGGCGGCTCACACTGAGGTCGTGGGACTACGGCAACCTGCGCATCGACACACTGGTCGCGCCGATGTCCGTGCTGACCAACGCGCTGGGCCTGCTGCTCGCGGTCACGCTCGGCGGGGGCGGGCACGGGGTGGAGGCGGTCGTGGTCGCCTTCACGTACTACAGCAACGCGACGCGGATCATGTTCGAGTTCAACCAGATCTACCGCCGCCTGGAGAGCTCGATGACGGAGGCCGCACAGTTCACCGAACTGCTGCTGACGCCGCCGACCGTGCTCGACCCGGCGTCGCCGGAGCCGCTGCTGTCCCAGGCCGCCGATGTCCGCTTCGAGCAGGTGACCTTCGCCCATGGGGGCGGGAGACCGCTTTTCGAGGGCCTGGACCTGGCTGTGCCCAGCGGAGCGAAGATCGGTCTCGTCGGTCGGTCCGGCGGCGGCAAGACCACGCTCACCAGGCTGCTGCTCCGGCTGACGGACATCGACGCCGGCCGGATCCTGATCGGGGGTCAGGACATCAGCAGGCTGCGTCAGACCGACCTGCGCAGCCTGATCGCCTACGTGCCGCAGGACCCGGCGATGTTCCACCGCACGCTGCGGGACAACCTCGCGTTCGCCCGGCCGGACGCCACCGATGCCGAGATCCGCCGCGCGGCCGAGGCGGCGCACGTCACGGAGTTCGCCGACGCGCTGCCGGACGGCTTCGACACCATGGTGGGGGAGCGCGGTGTCAAGCTGTCCGGCGGACAACGCCAGCGGGTCGCGCTCGCCAGGGCGATCCTGCGCGACGCGCCCATCCTGCTGCTCGACGAGGCCACCAGCGCCCTGGACTCCGAGAGCGAGATCCTGGTGCAGGAGGCGCTGTGGCGGCTCATGGACGGGCGGACGGCGCTCGTGGTGGCGCACCGGCTGAGCACGGTCGCCACCATGGACCGCCTCGTCGTCCTGGACCGCGGACGGATCGTCGAACAGGGCACCCACCAGGAGTTGCTCGCGTCGGACGGCTCCTACGCGAAGTTGTGGCAGCACCAGTCGGGCGGATTCCTCGACGGCAGCCCCGCGCGGGCCGACCTGCACTGA